A genomic window from Cucumis melo cultivar AY chromosome 8, USDA_Cmelo_AY_1.0, whole genome shotgun sequence includes:
- the LOC103484433 gene encoding protein GRAVITROPIC IN THE LIGHT 1: METIKPKPSKKSKTRFAKTFQKVINLRNATRIASSNGICVLVSHNKFKEDSSIHGGKSQIFERNEEDVKARNRAVMEALVAKLFASVTSIKAAYAELQMAQSPYNSEAIHAADQAVVDELKVISELKRSFLKKELDLSPQVTFMLSEIQEQQSLMKTYEITIKKLQAESEQKDSGIVALKKKLGESISFNKSLEKKLNASGSLSMFDNLQFPLLNPTHFAQFLHYTLRSIRNFVKLMIREMESASWDLNAAVQCIVDSDTKFPEPTHRSFAFESFVCKTMFEGFTADANFILHHDSLPHDKQLNHQMFEKFMKLKPVNPKIFISQNPNSTFAKFTRSKYLQLVHAKMECSLFGNLNQRKILNSGGVPDTTFFAAFAEMSKRVWLLRCLAFSLHNDVTIFQVRKNSRFSEVYMQCVTEETLFSPADMNDSAVGSGSEPRVRFTVVPGFKIGETVVQSRVYLSPPSR; encoded by the coding sequence atggaAACAATCAAACCCAAACCATCTAAGAAGAGCAAGACGAGATTTGCCAAGACATTTCAGAAGGTAATCAATCTCAGGAATGCAACTCGGATTGCATCCAGTAATGGGATCTGCGTTTTGGTTTCGCACAACAAATTCAAGGAGGATTCGAGTATTCATGGTGGAAAATCCCAAATCTTTgagagaaatgaagaagatgtcAAAGCCCGAAACAGGGCAGTCATGGAAGCTCTGGTTGCGAAGCTTTTTGcaagcgttacttcaatcaaaGCAGCTTACGCTGAGCTTCAAATGGCACAGAGTCCTTACAATAGCGAGGCAATTCACGCCGCAGACCAGGCGGTGGTAGATGAATTAAAGGTTATTTCAGAGTTGAAACGAAGCTTTTTGAAGAAAGAACTCGATCTCTCACCCCAAGTGACGTTCATGCTTTCAGAGATTCAAGAACAGCAAAGTTTGATGAAAACCTATGAAATAACAATTAAGAAATTGCAAGCTGAATCGGAGCAGAAGGATAGCGGTATTGTCGCTTTGAAGAAAAAGCTAGGCGAATCAATTTCGTTCAACAAGTCGTTGGAGAAGAAGCTGAATGCAAGCGGTTCTTTATCCATGTTTGATAATCTTCAATTTCCTCTGCTGAATCCAACCCATTTTGCCCAATTCCTCCATTACACCTTAAGATCCATCAGAAATTTCGTGAAATTGATGATTCGCGAAATGGAATCAGCAAGCTGGGACCTCAACGCCGCCGTCCAATGCATCGTCGATTCCGACACCAAGTTCCCAGAGCCAACCCATCGGAGCTTCGCTTTCGAATCGTTCGTCTGCAAAACCATGTTCGAGGGTTTTACAGCCGACGCCAATTTCATACTCCACCACGATTCCCTTCCTCATGATAAGCAGCTAAACCACCAAATGTTCGAAAAATTCATGAAGCTCAAACCAGTAAACCCTAAAATCTTCATTTCTCAAAACCCTAACTCCACATTCGCTAAATTCACCCGCTCCAAATACCTCCAACTCGTCCACGCAAAAATGGAATGCTCTCTCTTCGGAAATTTAAACCAGCGGAAAATCCTGAACTCCGGCGGCGTCCCCGACACTACATTCTTCGCCGCCTTCGCCGAGATGTCGAAGCGCGTATGGCTTCTACGTTGTTTAGCATTTTCACTTCACAACGACGTTACCATCTTCCAAGTAAGGAAAAACAGCAGATTCTCTGAAGTTTACATGCAATGCGTTACCGAAGAGACCTTATTCTCCCCGGCAGATATGAACGATTCCGCCGTAGGATCCGGGTCGGAGCCCCGAGTACGTTTCACGGTAGTTCCCGGTTTCAAGATTGGAGAAACGGTGGTCCAGAGTCGGGTTTATTTATCGCCGCCGAGTCGCTAA
- the LOC103484437 gene encoding uncharacterized protein LOC103484437: protein MVSTLQKRFDSRNKLRLVRSLPTYESSGRQTCVFWNAVLFIHKLKLKLEAIEREYSNLLDMKREYLNSIKQFHSSKEVKVEKNGEEFRVKVRCEKGGDRLVSVLEAFEKMGLNVVEARVSCTECFCMEAIAVAEDHHQLLNLSDITDAINVAIDPKLLAPNQHHNDIPHNDAQLY from the exons ATGGTTTCTACATTACAAAAGAGATTCGACTCACGTAACAAGCTACGCCTTGTTCGATCTCTACCCACTTATGAATCCTCT GGAAGACAGACGTGTGTGTTTTGGAATGCTGTTCTCTTCATTCATAAGCTTAAACTCAAGCTGGAAGCAATTGAGAGAGAGTACTCAAATCTACTGGACATGAAAAGAGAATATTTGAACTCAATAAAGCAATTTCATTCCTCCAAG GAAGTGAAGGTTGAGAAGAATGGAGAAGAGTTTAGGGTGAAAGTGAGATGCGAAAAGGGAGGGGACAGATTGGTTTCGGTATTAGAAGCATTTGAGAAAATGGGTCTTAATGTTGTTGAAGCTAGAGTTTCATGTACCGAATGTTTTTGTATGGAGGCCATTGCTGTAGCTGAAGATCATCATCAATTGCTTAATCTCAGTGATATAACTGACGCTATTAATGTAGCCATTGATCCCAAATTATTAGCTCCAAACCAGCATCATAATGACATTCCTCACAATGATGCTCAACTTTACTAG
- the LOC103484434 gene encoding probable alpha,alpha-trehalose-phosphate synthase [UDP-forming] 7 encodes MMSKSYTNLLDLASGNFPIMGREKKRLPRVMTVAGVISELDDDQANSVTSEGPSSVVQDRIIIVANQLPIKAKRRPDNKGWSFSWDEDSLLWQLKDGLPEDMEVLYVGSLRVDVDSSEQEDVSQLLLERFKCVPAFLPHDILSKFYHGFCKQQLWPLFHYMLPFSATHGGRFDRSLWEAYVAANKIFSQRVIEVINPDDDFVWIHDYHLMVLPSFLRRRFTRLRMGFFLHSPFPSSEIYRTLPVREEILKALLNADLIGFHTFDYARHFLSCCSRMLGLEYQSKRGYIGLEYFGRTVGIKIMPVGIHMGQMESVLRLADKDWRVQELKRQFEGKVVLLGVDDMDIFKGVNLKLLAMEQMLRQHPKWQGRAVFIQIANPARGRGKDLEEIQDEIQECCQRINENFGQPNYEPIVFIDRPVSLAERAAYYTIAECVVVTAVRDGMNLTPYEYVVCRQGTSGSEYSTETNGPQKSMLVISEFMGCSPSLSGAIRVNPWNIEATAEALNEAISMAEAEKQLRHEKHYKYVSTHDVAYWSRSFFQDMERTCKDHFRRRCWGIGLGFGFRVVALDPNFRKLSIDAIVAAYSRSKKRAILLDYDGTVMPQTSIDKTPSRQVISIIDSLCDDVRNTVFVVSGRGRESLGNWFSSCDKLGIAAEHGYFMRWSADKDWENCGQGSDFGWIQIAEPVMKLYTEATDGSSIETKESALVWHHQDADPDFGCSQAKELLDHLESVLANEPVAVKSGQFIVEVKPQGVSKGLVAEKIFTSMAEAGRRADFVLCIGDDRSDEDMFEIIGNAVSSGSLSSNTLVFACTVGQKPSKAKYYLDDTTEVINMLEALAEVSDISSPPESP; translated from the exons ATGATGTCCAAATCGTATAccaatcttttagatttagcTTCTGGGAATTTTCCCATTATGGGTCGCGAGAAGAAGCGACTTCCACGAGTAATGACTGTTGCGGGGGTAATATCAGAGCTTGATGATGATCAGGCAAATAGTGTGACTTCTGAGGGACCTTCGTCAGTTGTGCAAGACCGAATAATTATTGTTGCCAATCAGCTTCCTATTAAAGCTAAGCGTAGACCGGACAATAAAGGCTGGAGTTTTAGTTGGGATGAAGACTCTTTGCTGTGGCAGCTTAAGGATGGTTTACCTGAAGATATGGAGGTTTTGTATGTAGGATCTTTGCGGGTGGATGTTGATTCTTCCGAACAAGAAGATGTATCGCAGCTTTTGTTGGAGAGGTTTAAGTGTGTTCCAGCGTTTTTACCTCATGACATTTTATCTAAATTTTATCATGGTTTTTGTAAGCAGCAATTGTGGCCACTCTTTCATTATATGCTTCCGTTCTCTGCAACTCATGGTGGTCGATTTGATCGCTCTCTGTGGGAGGCATATGTAGCAGCAAATAAAATTTTTTCTCAAAGGGTGATCGAGGTCATAAACCCAGATGACGACTTTGTATGGATTCATGATTATCATCTAATGGTGCTACCCTCCTTCTTGAGGAGAAGGTTTACAAGACTGAGAATGGGCTTTTTTCTTCACAGTCCATTTCCTTCATCAGAAATATATAGGACATTGCCAGTGAGGGAAGAGATTCTTAAGGCACTTTTGAATGCAGACCTTATTGGTTTTCACACTTTTGACTATGCTCGACATTTCCTGTCTTGTTGTAGTCGGATGTTGGGTTTGGAATATCAGTCAAAGAGGGGTTATATTGGCTTGGAATATTTTGGAAGGACCGTGGGGATAAAAATCATGCCTGTTGGAATTCACATGGGCCAGATGGAATCGGTGCTAAGACTTGCTGACAAGGACTGGAGGGTACAGGAGCTCAAGCGACAGTTTGAAGGAAAAGTTGTGTTACTTGGAGTTGATGATATGGATATTTTTAAAGGGGTCAATCTGAAGTTGTTGGCAATGGAACAGATGTTGCGGCAACATCCAAAGTGGCAGGGAAGAGCTGTTTTCATACAGATTGCAAACCCAGCTAGAGGAAGAGGGAAAGATCTCGAGGAAATACAAGATGAAATACAGGAATGCTGCCAGAGGattaatgaaaattttggaCAGCCAAATTATGAGCCAATTGTGTTCATTGATCGGCCTGTTTCTCTCGCTGAAAGAGCGGCATATTATACGATTGCCGAATGTGTTGTAGTCACAGCGGTGAGGGATGGTATGAACCTAACTCCTTATGAGTACGTTGTCTGCAGGCAGGGAACCTCTGGATCAGAATATAGCACAGAAACAAATGGACCACAAAAGAGCATGCTAGTCATATCAGAGTTCATGGGATGTTCCCCTTCTCTTAGTGGGGCAATACGGGTTAACCCATGGAACATTGAAGCCACTGCTGAAGCATTGAATGAGGCAATATCAATGGCTGAAGCTGAAAAGCAACTGCGCCACGAGAAGCATTACAAATATGTGAGTACACATGATGTGGCGTACTGGTCAAGGAGTTTTTTCCAAGACATGGAAAGAACTTGCAAGGATCACTTTAGAAGACGGTGCTGGGGAATTGGGTTGGGCTTTGGTTTCAGGGTTGTAGCACTCGATCCTAACTTTAGAAAGCTATCTATTGATGCCATTGTAGCTGCATATTCGAGGTCTAAAAAGAGGGCTATACTTTTGGATTATGATGGCACTGTCATGCCGCAAACTTCAATTGATAAGACCCCAAGTCGTCAGGTGATTTCAATCATAGATTCACTGTGTGATGATGTTAGGAATACTGTTTTTGTTGTCAGTGGAAGAGGGCGTGAAAGTTTGGGCAATTGGTTCTCTTCTTGCGATAAGCTTGGAATTGCTGCCGAGCATGGCTATTTTATGAG GTGGTCTGCTGATAAGGACTGGGAAAATTGTGGTCAAGGTAGTGATTTTGGCTGGATACAGATTGCAGAGCCAGTCATGAAATTATATACAGAAGCTACTGATGGCTCTTCTATTGAAACCAAAGAAAGTGCCTTGGTGTGGCATCACCAGGATGCAGACCCTGATTTTGGTTGCAGCCAGGCGAAAGAATTATTGGATCACCTTGAAAGTGTGCTGGCAAATGAACCAGTTGCTGTAAAAAGTGGTCAGTTTATTGTAGAAGTGAAGCCACAG GGAGTCAGTAAAGGTTTGGTGGCAGAAAAGATCTTCACGTCAATGGCAGAAGCAGGAAGACGGGCTGATTTTGTGCTATGCATTGGTGATGACAGATCTGATGAAGACATGTTTGAGATAATTGGTAATGCAGTGTCAAGTGGCTCCCTCTCTTCCAATACATTAGTTTTTGCCTGCACGGTTGGACAGAAACCAAGCAAGGCCAAGTATTACTTAGATGACACAACCGAGGTCATTAATATGCTTGAAGCCCTTGCAGAAGTTTCGGACATATCTTCTCCTCCTGAATCCCCTTGA
- the LOC103484436 gene encoding ras-related protein RABA1c-like: MSAYRAEDDYDYLFKVVLIGDSGVGKSNLLSRFTKNEFSLESKSTIGVEFATRSLNLDGKVIKAQIWDTAGQERYRAITSAYYRGAVGALLVYDVTRHSTYENVEKWLKELRDHTDPNIVVMLVGNKSDLRHLVAVSTEDAKSFAETESLYFMETSALEATNVDNAFAEVLTQIYHIVSKKAMETNDDAAASAVIAKGEKIDISKDVSEVKKGGCCSS, translated from the exons ATGTCTGCTTACAGAGCTGAAGATGACTATGACTATCTCTTCAAGGTCGTTTTAATCGGAGATTCTGGCGTTGGCAAGTCCAATTTGCTTTCTCGCTTTACCAAAAACGAGTTCAGCCTCGAATCTAAGTCTACTATTGGCGTTGAGTTTGCTACTCGTAGTTTGAATCTTGATGGCAAGGTTATCAAGGCTCAGATTTGGGACACTGCTGGCCAAGAACg TTATAGGGCGATTACAAGTGCATACTATAGAGGAGCAGTTGGTGCCCTGCTAGTGTACGATGTCACACGACACTCCACATATGAAAATGTTGAGAAGTGGTTGAAGGAGTTGAGAGATCACACCGATCCCAACATTGTAGTAATGCTAGTTGGCAACAAATCAGATCTTCGCCACCTTGTGGCAGTGTCAACCGAGGATGCAAAATCATTTGCCGAGACAGAGTCCCTGTATTTCATGGAAACCTCTGCCCTTGAAGCCACAAACGTCGACAACGCCTTTGCTGAAGTGCTTACACAAATTTACCACATAGTGAGCAAGAAGGCTATGGAAACAAATGATGATGCTGCTGCATCAGCCGTTATAGCGAAAGGGGAGAAAATTGATATCAGTAAGGACGTCTCTGAGGTAAAGAAAGGCGGTTGCTGTTCCAGCTAG